From a single Couchioplanes caeruleus genomic region:
- a CDS encoding cystathionine gamma-lyase, whose translation MADKGDGTLVVHAGLPEPVPGQPFLPGPVLAAPYHLDPVTGPGENGYGRPDNPTRRALEAAIGELEGGQVRAFATGQAAITALLLSVLRSGDTVALPSDGYFTVRAFAEGTLRDLGVRTVLVPTAGPYPSFEGVRLVVLETPANPGLDVCDLRAVSAAAHAAGALVAVDNTTATPLGQRPLELGADLVVASGTKALTGHSDVLLGYVATGDEDLLTRVTTWRAQTGGTPGAFDCWLAHRSLATLDLRLARQTANAAAVAGLLSGRSDVTGVRWPGLSTDPSYEVAAGQMRRIPGIVSFDLGSADRVARFLEASELVFAATSFGGLHTTADRRAQWGDDTAPGFIRLSCGVEDTPDLVADLSAALDKS comes from the coding sequence ATGGCCGACAAGGGTGACGGGACGCTGGTCGTGCACGCGGGACTGCCCGAGCCGGTGCCGGGGCAGCCGTTCCTGCCGGGCCCGGTCCTCGCGGCGCCGTACCACCTGGACCCGGTGACCGGGCCGGGCGAGAACGGGTACGGCCGTCCCGACAACCCGACGCGGCGCGCGCTCGAGGCCGCGATCGGTGAGCTGGAGGGCGGGCAGGTCCGGGCGTTCGCGACGGGCCAGGCCGCCATCACCGCGCTGCTGCTGTCGGTGCTGCGCTCGGGGGACACCGTGGCGCTGCCCTCCGACGGCTACTTCACCGTCCGCGCCTTCGCCGAGGGCACGCTGCGCGACCTGGGCGTGCGCACGGTGCTCGTGCCCACGGCGGGGCCGTACCCGTCGTTCGAGGGCGTACGCCTGGTGGTGCTGGAGACGCCGGCCAACCCGGGCCTGGACGTCTGCGACCTGCGGGCCGTCTCGGCGGCGGCGCATGCGGCCGGGGCGCTGGTCGCGGTGGACAACACCACGGCGACGCCGCTGGGGCAGCGGCCGCTGGAGCTGGGCGCGGACCTGGTGGTCGCGTCCGGCACCAAGGCGCTGACCGGGCACTCCGACGTGCTGCTGGGGTACGTGGCGACCGGCGACGAGGACCTGCTGACCCGGGTCACGACGTGGCGCGCGCAGACCGGCGGGACCCCGGGCGCCTTCGACTGCTGGCTCGCGCACCGCTCGCTGGCCACGCTGGACCTGCGGCTGGCCCGGCAGACCGCCAACGCCGCCGCCGTGGCCGGCCTGCTGAGCGGGCGCTCCGACGTGACCGGGGTGCGCTGGCCCGGCCTGTCCACGGACCCGTCGTACGAGGTCGCCGCCGGCCAGATGCGCCGCATCCCCGGCATCGTCTCGTTCGACCTCGGCAGCGCCGACCGGGTCGCGCGGTTCCTGGAGGCCTCCGAGCTCGTCTTCGCGGCGACGTCCTTCGGCGGCCTGCACACCACGGCGGACCGGCGCGCGCAGTGGGGTGACGACACCGCGCCCGGCTTCATACGGCTCTCCTGCGGCGTCGAGGACACGCCGGATCTGGTCGCCGATTTGAGCGCCGCTCTCGACAAGAGTTGA
- a CDS encoding GntR family transcriptional regulator produces MNRRTKEAVVFDDRSPIYLQIANRIKDEVLSGTLKEDDQVMSTNQYAAFYQINPATAAKGFAQLVDEGVLYKKRGIGMFVTPDAREKLRTRRRERFFADVVDPMLAEARMIGVSLEEIKRHIDGGAR; encoded by the coding sequence ATGAACCGCAGAACTAAGGAGGCGGTGGTGTTCGACGACCGCAGCCCCATCTATCTGCAGATCGCCAATCGGATCAAGGACGAGGTCCTCAGCGGGACGCTGAAGGAGGACGACCAGGTCATGTCCACCAACCAGTACGCGGCGTTCTACCAGATCAACCCGGCCACGGCGGCGAAGGGCTTCGCCCAGCTGGTCGACGAGGGAGTGCTCTACAAGAAGCGCGGCATCGGCATGTTCGTCACCCCGGACGCCCGCGAGAAGCTGCGCACCCGGCGGCGGGAGCGGTTCTTCGCCGACGTGGTCGACCCGATGCTCGCCGAGGCGCGGATGATCGGCGTCTCCCTCGAGGAGATCAAGCGGCACATCGACGGGGGTGCCCGATGA
- a CDS encoding ATP-binding cassette domain-containing protein — translation MISLRDLTVRYGDTVAVDGLTTDLEPGKIYGLLGRNGSGKTSLLSVLAAYRKAAGGSLTVNGVDPFENAQAMRDTVFVRDVPDVPQADRVGKVLGFHARLRPRWDAAYADHLAAAFGLDRRKRVSALSRGQRSALGVVVGLATRAPLTILDEAYLGMDAVARSVFQRELLADYLAHPRTIILSTHLIQEVADLFEEVLILDRGRLIVQEDTDTFRSRGVAVTGPEEAVETFVSGRTVLARQSLGGVRQATLYGSLDDDEQRRAGGAGLTLEPVGIQDLFVHLTSAERTPEAVR, via the coding sequence ATGATCTCGCTGCGGGACCTGACCGTCCGCTACGGCGACACGGTCGCGGTGGACGGCCTCACCACCGACCTCGAGCCCGGCAAGATCTACGGGCTGCTGGGGCGCAACGGTTCCGGCAAGACGAGCCTGCTCAGCGTGCTCGCGGCGTACCGGAAGGCGGCCGGTGGGTCCCTCACGGTGAACGGCGTGGATCCCTTCGAGAACGCCCAGGCCATGCGGGACACCGTGTTCGTGCGCGACGTGCCGGACGTGCCGCAGGCCGACCGGGTCGGCAAGGTCCTCGGCTTCCACGCGCGGCTGCGGCCCCGCTGGGACGCGGCGTACGCCGACCACCTGGCCGCCGCCTTCGGCCTCGACCGCCGCAAGCGGGTCTCGGCGCTGTCGCGGGGGCAGCGGTCGGCCCTCGGCGTCGTCGTCGGCCTCGCCACCCGGGCCCCGCTCACCATCCTGGACGAGGCGTACCTCGGCATGGACGCCGTCGCCCGCAGCGTCTTCCAGCGTGAGCTGCTCGCCGACTACCTCGCCCACCCGCGCACGATCATCCTCTCCACCCATCTCATCCAGGAGGTCGCGGACCTCTTCGAGGAGGTGCTGATCCTCGACCGCGGCCGCCTGATCGTGCAGGAGGACACCGACACCTTCCGGTCCCGAGGCGTCGCCGTGACCGGTCCGGAGGAGGCGGTCGAGACGTTCGTGTCGGGGCGTACGGTGCTCGCCCGGCAGAGCCTCGGCGGCGTCCGCCAGGCCACCCTCTACGGCAGCCTCGACGACGACGAGCAGCGGCGGGCCGGCGGCGCCGGGCTGACCCTGGAACCGGTCGGCATCCAGGACCTCTTCGTCCACCTCACCTCGGCAGAGCGCACCCCGGAGGCGGTCCGATGA
- a CDS encoding protein-tyrosine phosphatase family protein — MRPALNVIAWHGPGRLATMAHPRGGARLADEMAGLAAAGVDVVVSALTPAEEDRLGLSGAAAAAADAGIQHVSFPIPDRGVPDDVVALGVRLAAHVRAGRYVVTHCFAGIGRSTLLACVTLVMLGVGPERALRLVTEARGLPVPDTEAQRAWVYDFAIAHGGFAPCPN; from the coding sequence ATGAGACCAGCACTCAACGTGATCGCCTGGCACGGTCCCGGCCGGCTGGCGACCATGGCACACCCGCGCGGCGGGGCCCGGCTGGCGGACGAGATGGCCGGCCTGGCCGCCGCCGGCGTGGACGTGGTCGTGTCGGCGCTCACCCCGGCCGAGGAGGACCGCCTCGGCCTCTCCGGCGCCGCGGCGGCCGCTGCCGACGCCGGCATCCAGCACGTGTCGTTCCCCATCCCGGACCGCGGGGTCCCGGACGACGTCGTGGCTCTGGGCGTACGGCTGGCCGCCCACGTACGGGCGGGCCGCTACGTGGTGACGCACTGCTTCGCGGGCATCGGCCGGTCGACGCTGCTGGCCTGCGTGACGCTGGTGATGCTCGGCGTGGGCCCGGAACGCGCCCTGCGCCTGGTGACGGAGGCCCGCGGCCTGCCGGTGCCGGACACGGAGGCCCAGCGCGCGTGGGTGTACGACTTCGCCATCGCCCACGGCGGCTTCGCCCCCTGCCCCAACTGA
- a CDS encoding D-alanine--D-alanine ligase family protein translates to MTTPRRTRVAIVFGGRSTEHAISCVSAGSILAALDPDEYEVVPVGITREGSWVLAGEDPAQLAIEGNRLPEVTAASGRAVVLPADPTSSGLMVVDPADGVAVLAGVDVVFPALHGAYGEDGTIQGMLEMAGIPYVGANVFASAAGMDKEFTKKLAAAEGIPVGPYAVLRAGNSLSDADKERLGLPVFVKPSRAGSSYGISKVTDWADLDEAVAKARQIDPKVLVEAAIVGREVECGVLEGEAGGAPEASLLAEILVTTSDDEFYDFDAKYLGDGTPYQIPADLKPDVTRRIQESAARTFTALDCAGLARVDFFVTADDEVLLNEINTMPGFTPTSMFPLMWAATGLDYPKVVDRLIRTALRRGTGLH, encoded by the coding sequence ATGACGACCCCTCGCAGAACCCGTGTGGCGATCGTGTTCGGTGGCCGCAGCACCGAGCACGCCATCTCGTGCGTGAGCGCGGGCAGCATCCTGGCCGCCCTCGACCCCGACGAGTACGAGGTCGTGCCGGTCGGCATCACCCGCGAGGGTTCCTGGGTGCTCGCCGGTGAGGACCCCGCCCAGCTCGCCATCGAGGGCAACCGGCTGCCGGAGGTCACCGCCGCGTCCGGCCGGGCCGTCGTGCTGCCCGCCGACCCCACGTCGAGCGGGCTGATGGTGGTCGACCCCGCCGACGGCGTCGCGGTCCTCGCCGGCGTCGACGTGGTCTTCCCGGCCCTGCACGGGGCGTACGGGGAGGACGGCACGATCCAGGGGATGCTGGAGATGGCCGGGATCCCGTACGTGGGCGCGAACGTCTTCGCCTCGGCGGCCGGCATGGACAAGGAGTTCACCAAGAAGCTCGCCGCCGCCGAGGGCATCCCCGTGGGGCCGTACGCGGTCCTGCGCGCCGGCAACTCGCTGTCCGATGCGGACAAGGAGCGGCTCGGCCTGCCGGTCTTCGTCAAGCCGTCGCGCGCCGGCTCGTCGTACGGCATCAGCAAGGTCACCGACTGGGCGGACCTGGACGAGGCGGTCGCCAAGGCCCGGCAGATCGACCCCAAGGTGCTGGTCGAGGCGGCGATCGTGGGCCGCGAGGTGGAATGCGGCGTGCTGGAGGGCGAGGCCGGCGGCGCGCCCGAGGCCTCCCTGCTCGCCGAGATCCTCGTCACCACGTCCGACGACGAGTTCTACGACTTCGACGCGAAATACCTGGGCGACGGCACGCCGTACCAGATCCCGGCCGACCTGAAGCCGGACGTCACCCGCCGCATCCAGGAATCTGCGGCCCGCACGTTCACGGCCCTCGACTGCGCCGGACTGGCCCGGGTGGACTTCTTCGTGACCGCCGACGACGAGGTGCTGCTCAACGAGATCAACACGATGCCGGGCTTCACGCCGACGTCGATGTTCCCGCTGATGTGGGCCGCGACGGGTCTGGACTACCCGAAGGTCGTGGACCGGCTGATCCGTACGGCGTTGCGCCGCGGGACCGGCCTGCACTGA
- a CDS encoding DUF3515 family protein — protein MVDVETRPGKQPPAKDPVTRSAALWATVVAVPVALLVGWGIFTQIAPDEPKAKPAATQPAVVPDTPVQMAAPKLGERPASVCLAVTSQLPVKVRDLPARKVSVGPEQNAAYGEPPITVACGVTRPVMCTSLDESGSGCVPLDTELLNMNRVCWYADAKADATTFTTMDREVPVQVTVPKRYEQPAQWANEFSDVVVETDKSVTQGVPSGCV, from the coding sequence ATGGTCGATGTGGAGACCCGCCCGGGCAAGCAGCCCCCCGCCAAGGATCCGGTGACGCGCAGCGCTGCCCTGTGGGCGACTGTCGTGGCCGTACCGGTGGCTCTGCTCGTCGGGTGGGGCATCTTCACGCAGATCGCGCCGGACGAGCCGAAGGCGAAGCCGGCGGCGACACAGCCCGCGGTCGTGCCGGACACGCCCGTGCAGATGGCGGCGCCGAAGCTGGGCGAGCGCCCGGCCTCGGTCTGTCTCGCTGTCACGTCGCAGCTGCCGGTCAAGGTGCGGGATCTGCCCGCGCGCAAGGTCAGCGTCGGCCCGGAGCAGAACGCCGCCTACGGCGAGCCGCCCATCACGGTCGCCTGCGGGGTCACCCGGCCGGTGATGTGCACGTCGCTCGACGAGTCCGGGTCCGGCTGCGTGCCGCTCGACACCGAGCTGCTCAACATGAACAGGGTCTGCTGGTACGCCGACGCGAAGGCCGACGCCACCACGTTCACCACGATGGACCGTGAGGTGCCGGTGCAGGTCACCGTCCCGAAGCGGTACGAGCAGCCGGCCCAGTGGGCGAACGAGTTCTCCGACGTCGTGGTGGAGACCGACAAGTCCGTGACGCAGGGCGTGCCGTCGGGGTGCGTGTGA
- a CDS encoding Lrp/AsnC family transcriptional regulator: MVQAYILIQTEVGKARDVASAIGKIAGVVRCDAVTGPYDVVVLAEGHSVDELGRMIVSKIQYVPGITRTVTCSVVNL; the protein is encoded by the coding sequence GTGGTCCAGGCATACATCCTCATCCAGACCGAGGTCGGGAAGGCCCGTGACGTGGCCTCGGCCATCGGCAAGATCGCCGGGGTGGTCCGGTGCGACGCGGTCACCGGGCCGTACGACGTGGTCGTGCTCGCCGAGGGGCACAGCGTCGACGAGCTCGGCCGCATGATTGTGAGCAAAATCCAGTACGTGCCGGGCATCACCCGGACGGTGACGTGCTCCGTGGTAAATCTCTGA
- a CDS encoding thiamine-phosphate kinase, producing MSIAEAGEFGLIARIVARLGSGPASLLGPGDDAAVVAAPDKRVVASTDVLVEGRHFRRDWSSAADVGRRAAAANLADIAAMGAAPTALLVALCVPPDLDAAWAEELAEGLSEEAAKTGATVVGGDMSSSPTLTIAVTALGDLGGRAPVVRSGAQPGDVVALAGRTGFAAAGYTVLSRGFRTPKVLVEAYRRPAVPYAEGPAAAAAGATSMIDVSDGLLQDLGHVATASVVGIDIRRDAFEVPDQMRDAASALGVDPYVWLLAGGDDHALAATFPSAAVLPPEWRVIGSVHEGTGVTVDRKPWQGGTGWDHFR from the coding sequence GTGAGCATCGCGGAGGCGGGAGAGTTCGGGCTGATCGCCCGGATCGTCGCGCGGCTCGGGAGCGGCCCGGCGAGCCTGCTCGGCCCGGGCGACGACGCGGCGGTGGTGGCCGCCCCGGACAAGCGGGTCGTGGCGTCGACGGACGTCCTCGTGGAGGGCCGGCACTTCCGCCGGGACTGGTCCAGCGCAGCGGACGTGGGCCGCCGCGCGGCAGCCGCCAACCTCGCGGACATCGCGGCCATGGGCGCCGCGCCGACCGCGCTGCTCGTGGCGCTGTGCGTGCCGCCGGACCTCGACGCGGCGTGGGCCGAGGAGCTGGCCGAGGGCCTCTCCGAGGAGGCGGCGAAGACGGGGGCGACGGTGGTGGGCGGTGACATGTCGTCGAGCCCCACCCTGACCATCGCGGTCACCGCGCTGGGCGACCTCGGCGGACGCGCCCCGGTGGTGCGCAGCGGGGCGCAACCGGGGGACGTGGTCGCGCTCGCCGGGCGTACGGGCTTCGCCGCGGCGGGCTACACCGTGCTGTCCCGTGGATTCCGCACCCCGAAGGTGCTCGTGGAGGCGTACCGCAGGCCTGCCGTCCCGTACGCGGAGGGCCCGGCTGCCGCGGCGGCCGGAGCGACCTCCATGATCGACGTCTCGGACGGCCTGCTCCAGGACCTCGGCCACGTGGCCACGGCCAGCGTGGTCGGCATAGACATCCGCCGCGACGCCTTCGAGGTGCCGGACCAGATGCGCGACGCGGCGTCGGCACTCGGCGTGGACCCGTACGTGTGGCTCCTCGCGGGCGGCGACGACCACGCCCTCGCTGCGACGTTCCCGTCGGCGGCGGTCCTGCCGCCGGAGTGGCGGGTGATCGGCAGCGTGCACGAGGGCACCGGGGTGACCGTGGACCGCAAGCCGTGGCAGGGCGGGACGGGCTGGGACCACTTCCGCTGA
- a CDS encoding GNAT family N-acetyltransferase has product MEKIKIREAGFGDPAVQRLIAAAMAELSARYGGSGDDTPVTASDFAPPHGAFLVAEDETGRLVGCAGWRTHGEDAELKRMFTIADARGRGVARRVLTAIEDSARERGRKRVILETGDKQPEAIALYEKYGYERIEDFGYYKGEEGVLSYARTL; this is encoded by the coding sequence GTGGAGAAGATCAAGATCCGCGAGGCCGGCTTCGGCGACCCCGCGGTGCAGCGCCTCATCGCCGCCGCGATGGCCGAACTCAGCGCCCGGTACGGCGGCAGCGGCGACGACACCCCGGTCACCGCGTCCGACTTCGCCCCGCCGCACGGCGCGTTCCTCGTGGCGGAGGACGAGACGGGACGGCTGGTCGGGTGCGCGGGCTGGCGTACGCACGGCGAGGACGCGGAACTCAAGCGCATGTTCACGATCGCGGACGCCCGAGGCCGAGGCGTGGCGCGCCGGGTCCTCACCGCGATCGAGGACTCGGCCCGGGAACGGGGGCGCAAACGGGTGATTCTCGAGACCGGCGACAAGCAGCCCGAGGCGATCGCCCTGTACGAGAAGTACGGCTACGAGCGGATCGAGGACTTCGGCTATTACAAGGGTGAGGAGGGGGTGCTGTCGTACGCCCGCACCCTGTAG
- the rpmB gene encoding 50S ribosomal protein L28, with product MASVCDVCGKGPGFGHNVSHSHRRTNRRWNPNIQSVRTPAGGGNTKKLKVCTSCIKAGKVVRA from the coding sequence GTGGCTAGCGTGTGCGACGTCTGTGGCAAGGGACCGGGCTTCGGCCACAACGTGTCCCACTCGCACCGGCGGACCAACCGCCGCTGGAACCCGAACATCCAGTCGGTGCGCACCCCGGCCGGTGGCGGCAACACCAAGAAGCTGAAGGTCTGCACCTCGTGCATCAAGGCCGGCAAGGTCGTCCGCGCCTGA
- a CDS encoding DAK2 domain-containing protein yields MGRVMRRMARGALLGARGNSGVIVSQILRGMADTFATMASARGGDLARALRTASEAAYAAVARPVEGTVLSVVAAAAEGAGRIKSDDLITVARAAALSAAEALARTPQQLPVLARAGVVDAGGRGLVVLLDALVEALSDPDGEILEIEALGNPERKALGTADYGYEVQYLLDATPAHTDVLRATLDGLGDSLVVVGTGEGSPPTWNVHVHVDVDHIGAAIEAGLDAGRPYRISVMRLEDHLHDHAAPPEPAVTTPAPPADPTPEEHRRGAVVVAAGDGLTSLFADEGAVVVGRNPSTAEMLSAIAATRARQVVLLPNDANTHAVATSAAREAADRGVRVSVVPTRSPVQALASLAVRDPGRRFDDDVIAMAEAAGACRYGEVTTAAREALTVAGRCRPGDLLGLVDGEVHVIVTPGAGAGKRDADAGEGHGAGTRDGGAGKRDPGTGSGRTASGDDLAEVSRRLLDRMLGGGGELVSLVLGADAPPALEDLLRAHIARVWPFVEVQCYAGGQPRYHLLVGVE; encoded by the coding sequence CTGGGACGGGTGATGCGCAGGATGGCCCGTGGGGCCCTGCTCGGCGCCCGCGGCAACTCCGGCGTGATCGTCTCCCAGATCCTTCGCGGCATGGCCGACACCTTCGCCACCATGGCTTCCGCCCGCGGCGGCGACTTGGCCCGGGCGTTGCGCACGGCGAGTGAAGCGGCGTACGCGGCGGTCGCCCGTCCCGTCGAAGGCACCGTGCTGTCCGTGGTGGCCGCCGCCGCGGAGGGGGCGGGCCGGATCAAGTCCGACGATCTCATCACGGTGGCCCGGGCTGCCGCGCTCTCGGCGGCCGAGGCGCTGGCCCGTACGCCGCAGCAGCTTCCGGTCCTGGCCCGCGCCGGGGTCGTCGACGCCGGTGGCCGCGGACTGGTGGTCCTCCTCGACGCGCTGGTCGAGGCGCTGAGCGATCCCGACGGCGAAATCCTCGAAATTGAAGCCCTCGGCAACCCCGAACGCAAGGCCCTTGGAACCGCCGACTACGGGTACGAGGTGCAGTACCTGCTGGACGCCACCCCCGCCCACACGGACGTGCTCCGCGCGACCCTCGACGGCCTGGGTGATTCGCTCGTCGTGGTCGGCACGGGCGAGGGCTCCCCGCCGACCTGGAACGTCCACGTGCACGTCGACGTCGACCACATCGGCGCGGCGATCGAGGCCGGGCTGGACGCGGGACGGCCGTACCGGATCTCCGTGATGCGGTTGGAGGACCATCTGCACGATCACGCCGCCCCACCCGAACCCGCGGTCACGACCCCGGCGCCGCCCGCCGATCCCACTCCGGAGGAACACCGCCGCGGTGCTGTCGTTGTCGCGGCCGGTGACGGGTTGACCTCGCTTTTCGCCGACGAGGGCGCGGTCGTCGTGGGCCGGAACCCGTCCACCGCTGAGATGCTGTCGGCGATCGCCGCGACCCGGGCCCGGCAGGTGGTGCTGCTGCCCAACGATGCGAACACCCACGCCGTCGCCACGTCGGCCGCGCGTGAGGCGGCGGACCGGGGCGTACGCGTCAGTGTGGTGCCCACCCGGTCCCCGGTGCAGGCGCTGGCCTCGCTGGCGGTGCGGGATCCGGGCCGCCGGTTCGACGACGATGTGATCGCCATGGCGGAGGCCGCCGGCGCATGCCGCTACGGCGAGGTGACGACGGCGGCCCGGGAGGCGCTCACCGTCGCGGGCCGCTGCCGCCCGGGAGACCTGCTGGGCCTGGTGGACGGCGAGGTCCACGTCATCGTCACTCCCGGCGCCGGCGCCGGGAAGAGAGACGCTGACGCCGGGGAAGGGCACGGCGCCGGGACGAGGGACGGCGGCGCCGGGAAGCGGGACCCGGGGACCGGCTCCGGAAGGACGGCGTCCGGCGACGACCTTGCCGAGGTCTCCCGCCGGCTGCTCGACCGCATGCTGGGCGGCGGCGGTGAGCTCGTCTCGCTGGTGCTCGGCGCCGACGCACCGCCGGCCCTCGAGGACCTCCTGCGGGCCCACATCGCCCGGGTGTGGCCGTTCGTCGAGGTGCAGTGTTACGCCGGTGGGCAGCCTCGATACCACCTGCTGGTTGGAGTGGAATGA